A window of Candidatus Dojkabacteria bacterium contains these coding sequences:
- a CDS encoding GNAT family N-acetyltransferase, with protein sequence MDAEEFSKFLKHGMEYQGKGYATEALNRLIEFCFSLEGVHKIFGECDKENIASQRIMEKCGMKFEREVEEGDGVVSIQFSIEK encoded by the coding sequence TTGGATGCGGAGGAGTTCTCAAAATTCCTGAAACATGGTATGGAATACCAGGGTAAAGGATACGCCACTGAAGCGCTGAATAGGCTGATTGAATTCTGTTTTAGTTTAGAAGGTGTTCATAAGATATTTGGAGAATGTGACAAAGAAAATATTGCCTCACAGAGAATCATGGAGAAGTGTGGTATGAAGTTCGAGCGCGAAGTAGAAGAGGGTGATGGAGTAGTGAGTATACAATTTAGTATTGAAAAGTAG
- a CDS encoding RecX family transcriptional regulator: protein MKITDLKIQKRNQNRFNMFVDGEFVVGVSANIVAKYGIYKERDIETEELALISEAAIFERFWNRTVKYLESRLRSEYQVRQYIRKLYHQKRDDWIGKNVDFDLGKMEERIIEELLRFKIIDDRAYAEAFIRDRTKMRPRGKILLVQELRSKGIDRKLANEVVNELIVDEGTLIADTLYKKYKVRELSRNDRKKIDYLRRRGFSWDQISRLIND, encoded by the coding sequence ATGAAGATTACAGATCTTAAGATTCAGAAGAGGAATCAGAACAGATTCAATATGTTTGTTGATGGTGAGTTTGTTGTCGGTGTCTCGGCAAATATCGTTGCGAAATATGGGATTTATAAAGAGCGCGATATAGAAACAGAAGAGCTTGCATTGATATCAGAGGCGGCGATCTTTGAACGTTTTTGGAACCGTACTGTAAAATATCTTGAGAGCAGGCTTAGGAGCGAGTACCAGGTACGGCAATATATTCGCAAGCTATATCATCAGAAGAGAGATGATTGGATAGGTAAGAATGTTGACTTTGATCTGGGGAAGATGGAAGAGCGTATAATCGAGGAGTTGCTCAGGTTCAAAATAATCGATGATCGGGCTTATGCAGAGGCATTCATCCGTGATAGGACCAAGATGCGACCGAGGGGCAAGATATTGCTGGTACAGGAGCTTAGATCTAAAGGAATCGACCGGAAGCTGGCTAATGAGGTTGTAAATGAGCTGATTGTCGATGAGGGGACATTAATAGCTGACACTTTATATAAAAAGTATAAGGTTCGAGAGCTATCTCGTAACGACAGGAAAAAGATTGACTATCTGAGAAGGCGAGGATTTAGCTGGGATCAGATAAGTCGCTTGATTAATGATTAA
- the rmuC gene encoding DNA recombination protein RmuC produces the protein MEIVLYTLIGLIIGGAIALVIAYFILKPKSKVNDEVLLQTLELKIKAMMPELINESSENLIKIANEKLGAEKKEIRADMESKRSEMTRMVQQIERQLKNNEDKLAASDKERIGSFNALKERLEEQTRISEQLRVSTENLKKVLSNNQMRGHFGEQVAEDLLKMSGFVVGKDYEFNKAQETRETRPDFTIYMPDRTKINVDAKFPYANLQKLAETENEEQQKEYRKLFEKDVKDKIKQVTVRDYINPEEGTVDFVIVFIPNEMIFSWIYDQMNEIWVEAMRKKVIFAGPFSFTAILRMVRQAYDNFEIKGNIREIIGHVKAFSTEFAKFDDEFQKVGDRIQALDKQFATVNSTRMNQLRRKMDRVQMLEEPVEESTSGESDTIKMIE, from the coding sequence ATGGAAATCGTTCTCTACACATTAATCGGATTAATCATAGGCGGTGCCATTGCACTCGTGATTGCTTACTTCATCCTCAAGCCAAAAAGTAAAGTAAACGATGAGGTGCTTCTACAGACCTTGGAGCTAAAGATAAAAGCGATGATGCCTGAACTTATCAATGAATCTTCGGAAAACCTAATCAAGATAGCTAACGAAAAGCTTGGTGCAGAGAAGAAAGAGATCAGGGCTGATATGGAGAGCAAGCGATCCGAGATGACGCGAATGGTGCAGCAGATCGAGCGACAATTGAAAAACAATGAGGACAAGCTCGCGGCTTCTGATAAAGAAAGGATCGGCTCATTCAATGCACTAAAGGAACGACTAGAGGAGCAGACAAGGATTTCCGAGCAGCTCCGTGTCTCAACAGAGAACCTAAAGAAAGTGCTGTCCAATAATCAGATGCGTGGCCATTTCGGCGAACAGGTTGCAGAAGATCTTCTCAAAATGTCAGGCTTTGTAGTCGGCAAGGATTACGAATTTAACAAGGCACAAGAGACGCGCGAGACACGCCCTGATTTCACGATATATATGCCCGACCGTACCAAGATTAACGTAGACGCCAAATTCCCGTACGCAAATCTGCAGAAGCTTGCTGAGACTGAGAACGAAGAGCAGCAGAAGGAGTATCGCAAGCTATTTGAAAAAGATGTGAAGGATAAGATCAAGCAGGTAACAGTCCGCGACTATATCAACCCAGAAGAGGGTACTGTGGACTTTGTAATAGTGTTTATCCCGAACGAGATGATCTTCTCCTGGATATATGACCAGATGAATGAGATCTGGGTCGAGGCAATGCGCAAGAAGGTTATCTTCGCTGGCCCGTTTAGCTTCACTGCGATCTTGAGGATGGTGCGCCAAGCGTATGACAACTTCGAGATTAAAGGGAACATACGAGAGATTATTGGGCATGTTAAAGCTTTCTCTACTGAGTTCGCGAAATTTGACGATGAATTTCAGAAGGTTGGAGATAGGATCCAGGCGCTTGATAAGCAGTTTGCAACAGTAAATAGCACCCGCATGAATCAGCTACGCAGAAAGATGGACAGGGTTCAGATGCTTGAGGAGCCTGTTGAAGAGAGTACTTCCGGGGAAAGTGATACGATCAAGATGATTGAGTAG
- the sppA gene encoding signal peptide peptidase SppA yields the protein MAENEVNSYDIGYESLKTNHHKNRWWKRGCWWGIGILFIVLAFATVCGLFTLIIVAVADVSEGASSGYIYDPDETLIEEGTSTNKIAVINVSGVITQGATLSPFGSSSGAVTSFVNRDLKKAYDDPDVKAVLLHIESPGGEAVASDLIYQQVKALSSKKPVVVYSSNMVASGGYMIAMGSDYFMTHEGAITGSIGVILQAQSLAGLYEKLGIETATFKSGNFKDDEEIFDENPNGELDQVYQELVDETYQSFVSIVAEGRGMTPSQVKVLADGRVYSGKQAALNGLIDETGYIRDAYEKAEELAGEDGLTIVEYNSYDPWADLFGLKSLSKKAEEVSVVDQPGIQLYYLVEAN from the coding sequence ATGGCAGAGAATGAAGTCAATTCGTACGATATCGGCTACGAGAGTTTGAAAACCAACCATCACAAGAATCGCTGGTGGAAGCGTGGGTGCTGGTGGGGCATTGGAATCCTATTTATTGTGCTTGCTTTTGCTACCGTATGCGGACTCTTCACATTGATTATAGTTGCAGTAGCGGATGTCTCTGAGGGTGCGAGCAGCGGCTATATTTACGATCCAGATGAGACTTTGATCGAGGAAGGAACCTCGACAAATAAGATCGCGGTAATAAATGTGAGCGGAGTAATCACCCAAGGAGCGACATTGTCACCATTCGGTAGCTCATCGGGTGCAGTCACATCATTTGTCAATCGGGATTTGAAGAAAGCATATGACGATCCTGATGTTAAGGCAGTCTTGCTTCATATCGAGTCTCCTGGTGGTGAGGCAGTAGCAAGTGACCTGATATATCAGCAGGTGAAGGCATTGTCGTCTAAGAAGCCAGTGGTAGTCTACTCAAGCAACATGGTGGCTTCGGGTGGCTATATGATCGCGATGGGGAGTGATTATTTTATGACGCATGAAGGAGCAATAACTGGATCTATAGGTGTAATATTGCAAGCACAAAGCTTGGCAGGGTTATACGAGAAGCTCGGCATTGAGACGGCTACATTCAAGTCAGGGAATTTCAAGGATGACGAAGAGATTTTCGACGAGAATCCAAACGGCGAGCTTGACCAGGTATATCAAGAATTGGTAGATGAGACATATCAATCATTTGTGTCAATTGTGGCTGAAGGTAGAGGCATGACACCGTCACAGGTAAAGGTGTTGGCTGATGGTCGTGTGTATTCTGGTAAGCAGGCTGCGCTGAACGGTCTGATCGATGAGACAGGCTATATCCGAGATGCATATGAGAAGGCCGAGGAGCTTGCTGGAGAGGATGGGCTAACAATTGTTGAATATAACAGCTACGATCCTTGGGCAGATCTTTTTGGTCTAAAATCCCTTAGCAAGAAGGCAGAAGAGGTAAGTGTAGTTGATCAGCCTGGAATCCAGCTTTACTACTTGGTGGAGGCCAATTGA
- the recA gene encoding recombinase RecA, producing the protein MDPNKAMAVDAAIQQIEKQFGKGSIMRLGSREKIDVPVISTGALSLDMALGIGGIPRGRIIEIYGPESSGKTTLAMHILGEAQKAGEMVAFIDAEHAFDPVYAKRIGIDVNEMYISQPDFGEQALEILETLVRSSGFGVIVVDSVAALTPRAEIEGEMGDSHMGLQARLMSQALRKITAIASKTNTTVIFLNQLRMKIGVMFGNPETTTGGNALKFYASIRMDIRQREKVMEEGEVIGHTRVVKVVKNKLAPPFREATFTIKYPTGIDKESSILDAAVARGIVEKSGAWMKYGDSQLAQGREGAIQELKDNSKLRDEIEKKVRDTIK; encoded by the coding sequence ATCGACCCGAACAAAGCGATGGCAGTTGATGCCGCGATTCAGCAGATCGAGAAGCAGTTTGGAAAAGGCTCAATTATGCGACTCGGCAGCCGAGAAAAGATTGATGTCCCTGTTATTTCGACTGGCGCTCTATCTTTGGATATGGCTCTCGGTATTGGTGGTATCCCAAGAGGCAGAATAATTGAAATCTATGGGCCAGAATCATCTGGTAAAACTACCCTTGCAATGCATATCCTCGGAGAGGCTCAGAAGGCTGGTGAGATGGTGGCATTTATTGATGCAGAGCACGCATTTGATCCAGTCTACGCTAAGCGGATTGGCATTGATGTAAATGAAATGTATATTTCTCAGCCAGACTTCGGTGAGCAGGCGCTTGAGATCTTAGAGACATTGGTAAGGTCATCAGGGTTCGGTGTGATCGTTGTTGACTCTGTAGCGGCACTTACTCCCAGAGCTGAGATCGAAGGAGAGATGGGTGACAGCCATATGGGATTGCAAGCAAGGCTGATGTCACAGGCGCTTCGCAAGATCACCGCGATTGCAAGCAAGACCAACACGACAGTAATTTTCCTCAACCAGCTTCGTATGAAGATCGGCGTAATGTTCGGAAATCCTGAAACAACCACCGGTGGTAATGCACTGAAATTCTACGCCTCTATCAGGATGGATATCAGACAGCGAGAGAAGGTGATGGAAGAGGGCGAAGTCATTGGACACACTAGAGTAGTAAAAGTAGTGAAGAATAAGCTTGCGCCACCATTTAGAGAGGCGACATTCACTATCAAGTATCCAACCGGCATCGACAAAGAAAGCAGCATCCTTGATGCTGCAGTGGCCCGTGGGATTGTCGAGAAATCTGGCGCATGGATGAAGTATGGCGACTCTCAGCTCGCGCAGGGACGAGAGGGCGCAATCCAGGAGCTCAAAGATAACTCGAAGCTACGTGACGAAATCGAGAAAAAAGTGCGAGATACTATAAAGTAG
- a CDS encoding DUF5684 domain-containing protein, with translation MLKRFIVGFAALAAFAMGVYAYASPAMAQDEFDYDYDYTYEDDLLYTTTDTSEEDTAAALAALSAYMMCWAVFGIVFYVVMAYVLMTIGKKVGTSDPAWMAWVPFVNYYYMVRVANEDGWKFILFFIPFVNIVYYLIVWMKIAERRGFENWYGLLVIVPVVGWLVPLYIAFAEPKGAAPAMKSEAPASTPSEPKAE, from the coding sequence ATGCTGAAAAGATTTATCGTGGGTTTCGCAGCGCTAGCAGCCTTTGCAATGGGTGTATATGCGTATGCATCGCCAGCAATGGCACAGGACGAGTTTGATTATGATTACGACTATACGTACGAGGATGATCTTCTCTATACAACTACGGATACTAGCGAAGAGGATACAGCTGCAGCTTTGGCAGCACTTAGCGCATATATGATGTGCTGGGCAGTATTCGGTATTGTCTTCTACGTGGTCATGGCCTATGTGCTTATGACAATTGGTAAGAAGGTTGGTACATCTGATCCTGCATGGATGGCTTGGGTACCATTTGTTAACTACTACTACATGGTCAGAGTAGCTAACGAGGATGGTTGGAAATTTATCCTCTTCTTTATCCCATTCGTAAACATTGTTTACTACTTGATTGTTTGGATGAAAATAGCTGAAAGACGAGGCTTCGAGAACTGGTACGGTTTACTCGTAATAGTTCCGGTTGTAGGTTGGTTAGTACCTCTTTACATTGCATTTGCTGAGCCAAAAGGCGCTGCTCCTGCAATGAAGAGCGAGGCTCCAGCTTCAACACCATCTGAGCCAAAGGCTGAGTAG
- a CDS encoding DUF1846 family protein codes for MTSSDIIQYKVSGFNNPKYIQNQKKKILERIDRFKDGKLYFEIGGKFLYDAHAARVLPGFDPVTKVTILKELHGFLDIFYCVKAEDIANDRQMRSDRESYTDYCSRAIKELESTFDIKPKIVINLCDRINHDQEVQGFEESLSSQGYTVKRRYKIEGYPDSTDAVLSDTGYGADDYVESNKNLILVTGAGSNSGKMSTCLGQIYLDKQHGLISGYAKYETFPIWILPLNHPINLAYEAATADIGDYNVIDTYHMEAYGKNSVNYNRDVDAFKIILSMKDKLLDSTSFMNEYKSPTDMGINFAGHAIENDEVVCIASLHEIRRRKEWYAQIIARGAGDQEWYRKCELLEDRALKYINERGYNPDLALE; via the coding sequence GTGACAAGCAGCGACATAATCCAATACAAAGTCTCCGGATTCAACAACCCAAAGTATATCCAGAACCAGAAGAAAAAGATTTTAGAGCGCATTGATCGATTCAAAGATGGCAAACTGTACTTCGAGATCGGTGGGAAATTCCTTTATGATGCGCATGCTGCACGTGTGCTTCCAGGCTTTGACCCTGTAACGAAGGTGACCATTTTAAAAGAGTTGCACGGCTTCCTCGATATCTTTTACTGTGTCAAGGCTGAGGATATTGCAAATGACAGGCAGATGCGGAGCGACCGTGAGTCATACACCGATTATTGCAGCAGAGCGATTAAGGAGCTTGAGTCAACATTTGATATTAAACCGAAGATTGTCATAAATTTGTGTGATCGAATCAACCATGACCAGGAAGTGCAGGGCTTTGAGGAATCTCTATCGAGCCAAGGGTATACAGTCAAGAGAAGGTATAAGATCGAAGGCTACCCAGATAGTACAGATGCTGTTTTGAGCGATACAGGATATGGAGCTGACGATTATGTCGAAAGCAATAAAAACCTAATCCTGGTAACCGGTGCTGGCTCCAATAGCGGTAAAATGTCCACATGTCTCGGCCAGATCTATCTCGATAAGCAGCACGGGCTAATTTCCGGCTATGCCAAGTATGAGACCTTCCCTATCTGGATTCTTCCCTTGAACCACCCGATCAATCTTGCCTATGAGGCTGCCACGGCTGATATCGGCGACTACAATGTGATCGATACATATCATATGGAGGCTTATGGGAAAAATTCGGTAAACTACAATCGCGACGTCGATGCATTCAAGATTATCTTGAGCATGAAAGATAAGCTTCTAGATTCAACCAGCTTCATGAACGAGTATAAATCACCAACCGACATGGGAATTAATTTCGCCGGTCACGCAATCGAAAACGATGAGGTTGTGTGTATTGCAAGCTTGCACGAGATCCGCAGGCGCAAAGAGTGGTATGCACAGATAATTGCGCGTGGTGCTGGAGATCAGGAGTGGTATAGGAAATGCGAGCTGCTTGAAGATCGTGCCTTGAAGTATATAAATGAAAGGGGCTACAACCCTGATCTCGCTCTAGAGTAA
- the recJ gene encoding single-stranded-DNA-specific exonuclease RecJ: MTLESKKNWQLPENISIEELEKYKSLSPKIASLLHSRGIAAEDSERFLKPTLDQVPDFTHLYNADKAAKQIVEAVKAGRKIYIHGDFDADGICATSILWEFIYREMPKAIGKEVDVMPYIPDRATEGYGLSEPSVEAMIDGGAKLIITVDCGVRDKKLIQEIQKKHGVEFIVTDHHQPPDDLAKKLDYTVVHQMYPDHHYPELQICGSVVALLLIQAIRAELALPYEFNEDTPGLDLAGMATVTDMMPLTGVNRVLVKAALDQIKKGKRVGLVQLCEIAKVDPKAIEAYHFGFVLGPRINASGRIGSAIEAVKLLVTENPVIARKNSASLNSLNYQRQQLTEEIMQAARLRIDTELKDDKLIFLDGENWPEGIIGLVAGKIQEAYGRPTVVVTVKDEEIKGSARSLKGFNITNAIEEFNELLERYGGHEQAAGFSVKVGKLEEFRQALVNYANEKIDPTALTSELKIDMIIDTEDMNVDTVNELAQLEPFGYGNRKPVVMLQGVVVFEKFVMGRGGNHLRLKLKGDGIGFGTAVMFDCAEDIEKIEVDDLLDIAGTLGINEWNGNVDVQFLVKEWRKP; the protein is encoded by the coding sequence TTGACACTTGAAAGCAAGAAAAATTGGCAGCTTCCAGAGAATATATCAATCGAAGAGCTGGAAAAGTATAAGAGCCTTTCCCCTAAAATAGCATCCTTACTTCACTCGAGAGGCATCGCAGCTGAAGACTCTGAAAGATTCTTAAAGCCGACGCTCGACCAGGTCCCTGACTTTACCCATCTGTACAACGCTGACAAAGCAGCAAAGCAGATAGTAGAAGCCGTGAAAGCAGGCAGGAAGATCTATATCCATGGGGATTTTGACGCAGATGGAATATGCGCAACCTCGATTTTATGGGAGTTCATCTATCGTGAAATGCCCAAAGCTATAGGCAAGGAAGTCGATGTGATGCCATATATTCCAGATAGGGCCACAGAAGGGTACGGGCTTTCTGAACCGTCAGTTGAGGCTATGATAGATGGCGGTGCAAAGCTCATTATTACGGTTGATTGTGGTGTCCGCGACAAGAAGCTGATTCAAGAGATTCAGAAAAAGCATGGAGTTGAGTTTATTGTGACAGACCACCACCAGCCACCCGACGATTTAGCAAAGAAGCTCGATTACACAGTTGTGCACCAGATGTATCCGGACCATCACTACCCAGAGCTGCAGATCTGTGGGTCGGTAGTTGCGTTGCTGCTGATTCAGGCAATTAGAGCCGAGCTAGCTCTGCCGTACGAATTTAATGAAGACACTCCAGGGCTCGATCTGGCAGGTATGGCCACTGTCACGGATATGATGCCGCTAACTGGTGTAAACCGAGTCTTGGTAAAAGCCGCATTAGATCAGATAAAGAAGGGTAAACGTGTAGGCTTGGTCCAGCTGTGTGAAATCGCAAAAGTTGACCCTAAGGCGATCGAGGCGTATCACTTCGGATTTGTGCTTGGTCCTAGGATTAACGCATCAGGCCGCATAGGCTCAGCGATCGAGGCGGTAAAGCTTCTTGTCACCGAGAACCCTGTAATCGCAAGAAAGAATTCCGCTTCATTAAATTCATTGAACTACCAGAGGCAGCAGCTGACCGAGGAGATAATGCAGGCGGCAAGGCTGCGAATCGATACAGAGTTAAAAGATGACAAGCTTATCTTTCTTGATGGTGAAAATTGGCCAGAAGGGATAATCGGATTAGTCGCGGGTAAGATTCAGGAAGCATATGGGAGGCCGACTGTTGTGGTAACGGTAAAGGATGAAGAAATAAAAGGCTCGGCACGAAGTCTAAAGGGCTTTAACATAACTAATGCAATCGAGGAATTTAATGAGCTGCTTGAGAGGTATGGTGGTCACGAGCAGGCTGCCGGCTTCAGTGTGAAGGTCGGAAAGCTTGAGGAATTTCGCCAGGCGCTGGTAAATTATGCCAATGAGAAGATCGACCCGACAGCCCTGACGAGCGAGCTAAAGATTGACATGATAATCGATACTGAAGATATGAATGTTGATACAGTAAATGAGCTGGCACAGCTTGAGCCGTTTGGCTACGGCAATCGCAAGCCGGTCGTGATGCTGCAAGGGGTTGTTGTGTTTGAGAAATTTGTAATGGGGCGAGGTGGCAATCACTTGAGGCTAAAGCTGAAAGGCGACGGGATCGGATTTGGTACGGCGGTGATGTTTGACTGTGCTGAGGATATTGAGAAGATTGAGGTCGACGACCTGCTGGATATCGCTGGCACGCTGGGGATAAATGAGTGGAACGGTAATGTAGACGTGCAATTTCTGGTAAAAGAATGGCGCAAGCCTTAG